A single Anopheles funestus chromosome 2RL, idAnoFuneDA-416_04, whole genome shotgun sequence DNA region contains:
- the LOC125760771 gene encoding mucin-5AC-like isoform X13, which produces MDRNMTQASGSMTQNGITTNTTSSQTSAASQMSNYNNMTTFTQGSNGQGSNSASSSSSSSSSSSSSSSSSSSSSSSSSSSSGGNNQYNNQGSGGQWNNQNQGSSGNNQWNNQGSGNNNQWNNQNQGQNNQWNNNNQGQSNNNQWNNQNQGQNNQWSNQNQGQNNNNQWNNQNQGSNGQWQNQNQGSGGNNQWNNQNQGQSSNNQWNNQNQGQNNQWNNQNQGQSSSNQWNNNNQGQNNQWSNQNQGQNNNNQFNNQNQGQNNQGQDNSNQWSNQNQGQNNQWNNQNQGQNSNNQGNNSNQGQNNQWSNQNQGQNNNNQWNNNNQGQNNQFSNQNQGQNNNNQWNNNNQGQNNQWNNQNQQSNSNTQWNNQSQSESHQTSTQTQNSTSTNQWNNQNQGQNQEFNNQNQGQNSNNQWSNQNQGQNQQSNNQNQGSNNNNQSSNNIQGQNQQTNNQNQGSNSNNQNQSQNNNNNQGSNQNQNQGHNNNSSNQSSNNQNNQASSGSTQTNESNQQNTTNNQQSSGNQDINTQSPTSSTTIAPQTTSTEAPLEASSTTITTTTATTPEMQSTTMTTAEQMTTTTSTAAPTAPTATTPATTQSITTEPTTPSTPSTPSSTEAVSSTQSPSSVTSSQSVPTSSETPATTQSTTSTTTTTTQTTSSSSSTATEPSTMQVTTTEEPAKTTTVASSTTQTPTTLAQSTQSSSASESTTTPPHTTPTQVSEASVTQTFINTTTESSPETSSVESSETTSPTQTTTPREESPMTTVTVPVENRPEITESTTLTPETTQHSENNTQETSTQHSTTHSSSTQEQSNTEPSTTTVAEASTKEPSTEQSTVTEESTTLTVPTQETSTLSSSTTTQSTPAPTEANTTLENTTTPEPTTTQTTTTSPSATASSSAETSTEAPTTQPIHTTQSSTASSSKEPTTTTQATPSSTQTTTMLTTIVMQSTQSTTNLSSSAQPSSTTQGPSTASTTGSSGSTTSSQPSASGPAPACTEDGFMGDPNDCKKFYRCVSNGNGQFTRYEFRCGDGTVWDDSAGSCNHDWAVQDGRCGKTNGQGSGPQGGSPNGPTENGSGPTSTSKPTEGPNGPNGPDGPNGVPNGPDGGPNGPDGPNGGPNGPDGPNGGPNGPDGGPNGPDGPNGGPNGPDGPGGPNGPDGPNGPDGPNGPEEPTESKGPDGQNQTNGPEESTTAGQQSTTVPPCQTTTTTQTPSVPAGSNGVCEQEGFMEHPTNCKKFYRCVDNGNGGYDRYEFTCGPGTVWDNDILACNHPTSVQNSKCGTGGETASSQPPGSSSGPGNTYLPPAQSSTESMPSTTEQAMSSLEPESLTTGATEAASQETTSGTSSTTASPESATSTSEAPKEETSSSAQEQTTETQSQTEASKGETTANSQEQTTESQSQTSTTVAGDSSTTPEGATETSTMPSSEGCDSEGFKPHPTNCKMFYRCVDNGKGGYTKYEFTCSEGTGWDESKQACNYEYEIPNCGADRPPEPEPEPSGTDMTTGSSDGTTAATDATTTQAQTDGTTSGQETTTAKQDTTTAPAQETTTTPAEQQATTTTEASQETTTAPSDSTTAAASTQETTTTTGQEMTTSGEVASEMTTAQGQETTTSASEMTTENSQQQTTTMSSSSSSGECTEEGFMGNPDDCRKFYRCVDNGKGGYNKYDFTCGEGTAWDQALQTCNHENVVEMCGGQTGNTSNNTNQTQSSSTTTTTTSTTASTTISTTTTTTTQAPSTTTTTTTQAPSTTASTTSTTQTPTTTTTQSTTSTTSTTTTSSAPSSTTSSSTSSSSSTTQSMQSSSESTTERMKASSSSTTPVNCTEAGYFPNPDDCTKFYRCVDWDGMGENFSVFHFDCPEGTIWDPAVNTCNHEDSVQPPRNCSKSAPAETTESNAESTTSVTEEPGSTTEAAQMTTAQQTEATTAASSQQETTTDSMSSETTAAGKEETTTQAQMMTTTEGTGQETTTAAAQETTEATTMTEASQETTTAATNETTTMAAQESTTMAAQESTTMPAQETTTMAAQESTTTAAQETTTMGAQESTTMAAQETTTMAAQETTTMAAQETTTMGAQETTTMAGQESTTASGQQETTTASGGEQETTTMAQSEMTTEAAGQEQTTEGMESTTEPASQECPAGCMSSCPPVDEDQERFVCPTGFKRHPKNCNLFYQCTEKPNSYDYSIVVFSCPNDTVYQEDRTQCTEPAEGDDRCKAANLRSQLRNTRQLPVMQLGSMEPLCPTDGHFAIDDQKCSSTFLRCTQGRSGLQPNMYRCPKGYVYWRVSRRCERVQKIPECQTTPMQERSELPVEWINIGNRRRSLF; this is translated from the exons ATGGACAGAAACATGACCCAGGCCAGTGGGTCGATGACTCAGAATGGTATCACTACAAATACTACCAGCTCCCAGACGTCTGCGGCTAGTCAAATGAGCAATTACAATAATATGACAACTTTCACGCAAGGTTCTAACGGTCAGGGTTCAAACAGCGCGAGCAGCTCTAGTTCGAGTTCGAGTAgttcaagcagcagcagcagtagtagtagcagtagtagtagttccAGCTCCAGCAGTTCCGGTGGTAACAATCAATATAATAATCAAGGATCTGGTGGACAATGGAACAACCAGAACCAGGGATCTAGTGGTAATAATCAGTGGAATAATCAAGGATCTGGTAACAATAATCAATGGAACAATCAAAATCAAGGACAAAATAACCAATGGAATAACAATAATCAAGGtcaaagcaacaacaatcaGTGGAATAATCAAAATCAAGGACAAAACAACCAGTGGAGCAATCAAAATCAAGggcaaaataacaacaaccaaTGGAATAACCAAAACCAAGGTTCTAACGGACAGTggcaaaatcaaaaccaagGATCTGGAGGAAACAATCAATGGAACAACCAGAATCAAGGTCAAAGTAGCAACAACCAATGGAATAATCAAAATCAAGGTCAGAATAATCAATGGAATAATCAAAACCAAGGCCAAAGTAGCAGTAACCAATGGAATAATAACAATCAAGGACAAAATAACCAGTGGAGTAATCAAAACCAGggtcaaaataataataatcagtTCAACAACCAGAATCAGGGTCAAAATAATCAGGGACAAGACAATAGTAACCAGTGGAGTAATCAAAACCAAGGTCAAAATAATCAATGGAACAACCAGAATCAAGGTCAAAATAGTAACAACCAGGGAAACAATAGTAATCAAGGACAAAACAACCAATGGAGCAACCAGAATCAAG gtcaaaataacaacaaccaaTGGAACAATAATAATCAGGgccaaaataatcaatttagcAACCAAAATCAAGgtcaaaataacaacaaccagTGGAACAACAATAATCAGGGCCAAAATAACCAATGGAACAATCAAAATCAACAATCGAACAGTAATACTCAATGGAATAACCAGAGTCAAAGTGAGAGTCATCAAACAAGCACGCAAACACAAAACTCTACCAGTACCAATCAATGGAATAATCAAAATCAGGGACAAAACCAAGAATTTAACAACCAGAATCAAGGCCAGAACAGTAATAATCAATGGAGCAACCAGAATCAGGGTCAAAACCAACAGTCGAACAATCAGAACCAGGGATCTAATAATAACAACCAATCGAGCAATAATATTCAAGGCCAAAATCAGCAAACTAATAATCAAAATCAAGGATCAAATAGTAACAATCAAAATCAAAGTCagaacaacaataacaaccaaGGCTCAAATCAAAACCAGAACCAagggcacaacaacaacagttcaAATCAAAGctccaacaaccaaaacaatcaGGCGTCCTCCGGATCAACGCAAACAAATGAAAGTAATCAACAGAACACAACGAATAATCAACAATCTTCTGGAAATCAAGACATCAATACTCAGAGTCCTACTTCTTCTACCACTATTGCTCCACAAACAACTTCCACGGAAGCTCCACTAGAGGCTAGTTCCACAACGATAACAACGACCACTGCCACTACTCCAGAAATGCAATCTACAACAATGACCACTGCTGAACAGATGACAACAACTACATCTACTGCTGCTCCAACTGCTCCAACAGCTACTACTCCCGCAACAACACAATCAATTACAACTGAACCAACAACACCTTCTACTCCTAGTACTCCGTCGTCTACAGAAGCAGTTTCCTCAACACAGTCCCCTAGTAGTGTAACTTCTTCCCAGAGTGTACCAACTAGCTCTGAAACACCGGCTACTACACAAAGTACAACTAGCACAACTACCACAACCACACAAACCACATCATCGTCTAGTAGCACCGCTACCGAACCATCCACAATGCAAGTTACCACTACAGAGGAACCTGCGAAAACAACTACTGTTGCTTCCTCAACAACACAAACTCCTACCACACTGGCACAAAGCACACAATCATCTAGTGCTAGTGAATCTACTACTACACCGCCACACACTACACCAACACAAGTTTCGGAAGCGTCAGTCACACAAACATTCATAAACACAACAACAGAATCTAGTCCGGAAACTTCATCGGTTGAAAGTTCCGAAACAACTTCacccacacaaacaaccaCACCACGTGAGGAGTCACCCATGACTACCGTCACTGTACCCGTAGAAAATCGCCCAGAAATTACCGAATCTACCACACTCACACctgaaacaacacaacacagtgAAAACAATACACAAGAAACCTCTACACAACATTCCACTACCCATTCTTCTAGCACACAGGAACAATCAAATACAGAGCCATCGACGACAACAGTCGCTGAAGCAAGCACAAAGGAACCCAGCACCGAACAATCCACGGTGACGGAAGAGTCCACCACACTTACCGTACCTACGCAAGAAACAAGCACTCTCTCGTCTTCAACCACAACACAATCTACACCAGCTCCTACGGAAGCAAACACTACACTTGAAAACACAACCACACCAGAACCCACCACTACACAAACAACCACCACGAGTCCTTCGGCTACTGCTTCTAGTTCGGCAGAAACGAGCACAGAAGCACCAACTACACAACCGATACACACTACACAATCATCTACAGCATCTTCTTCCAAAgaaccaacaacaaccacacaaGCTACACCTTCaagcacacaaacaaccaCAATGCTCACAACAATCGTTATGCAAAGTACTCAGTCCACAACCAATCTCTCTTCTTCAGCACAACCATCAAGTACTACGCAGGGACCGTCCACTGCGTCAACCACCGGCAGCTCTGGCTCTACCACTAGTAGCCAACCATCAGCATCTGGACCTGCTCCTGCATGTACAGAGGATGGCTTCATGGGTGATCCGAACGATTGTAAGAAGTTCTACCGTTGTGTCTCGAATGGCAATGGTCAATTTACGCGATACGAATTCCGCTGCGGAGATGGAACTGTATGGGATGATAGTGCTGGCAGTTGCAACCATGACTGGGCCGTACAGGATGGACGATGCGGTAAGACAAATGGACAAGGATCGGGACCACAGGGTGGATCTCCGAACGGGCCTACTGAAAATGGCAGTGGACCTACCAGCACGAGTAAACCAACCGAGGGGCCAAACGGTCCAAATGGACCAGATGGACCAAACGGTGTACCAAATGGACCTGATGGAGGACCAAATGGACCAGATGGACCAAACGGAGGGCCAAATGGACCAGATGGACCAAACGGTGGACCAAATGGACCTGATGGAGGACCAAATGGACCAGATGGACCAAACGGAGGGCCAAATGGACCTGATGGACCTGGTGGACCTAATGGACCTGACGGACCTAATGGACCTGACGGACCTAATGGACCTGAAGAACCAACTGAATCTAAAGGTCCGGAtggacaaaatcaaacaaacggaCCCGAAGAATCCACTACTGCCGGACAACAGTCAACTACAGTTCCACCGTGCcaaactaccaccaccacccaaaCGCCCTCAGTACCTGCAGGAAGTAACGGTGTATGCGAACAAGAAGGATTTATGGAACATCCAACGAATTGTAAAAAGTTCTATCGTTGCGTCGACAACGGCAACGGTGGATACGATCGTTACGAGTTCACCTGCGGTCCCGGTACCGTTTGGGATAATGACATTCTTGCCTGTAACCATCCAACATCGGTCCAAAATTCCAAATGTGGAACTGGAGGAGAAACGGCATCCTCTCAGCCTCCGGGTAGTTCGTCTGGTCCAGGAAATACCTATCTGCCTCCAGCACAATCCTCTACCGAATCTATGCCAAGTACTACGGAGCAAGCAATGAGTAGTCTGGAACCGGAATCTCTTACCACAGGTGCTACAGAGGCAGCTAGTCAGGAAACAACTAGCGGTACAAGTAGCACAACGGCATCACCAGAATCAGCAACTTCAACTTCCGAAGCACCCAAGGAAGAAACTTCGTCCTCCGCTCAAGAACAAACTACAGAAACTCAAAGTCAAACAGAAGCTTCCAAGGGAGAAACCACAGCAAACTCTCAAGAGCAGACAACCGAGTCCCAGAGTCAAACATCCACTACCGTGGCGGGAGATTCCTCCACCACGCCTGAAGGTGCTACCGAGACTTCAACAATGCCCTCATCGGAAGGATGCGATTCGGAAGGATTTAAGCCTCATCCGACCAACTGTAAGATGTTCTACCGCTGTGTCGATAATGGCAAAGGTGGTTACACGAAGTACGAGTTCACTTGCTCGGAGGGCACAGGTTGGGACGAAAGCAAACAAGCATGTAACTACGAGTACGAAATTCCAAACTGTGGTGCTGACCGTCCACCAGAGCCAGAACCCGAGCCAAGCGGTACGGACATGACGACTGGAAGCAGTGATGGTACCACCGCTGCAACAGACGCTACAACGACACAAGCACAAACAGATGGTACTACTTCCGGTCAAGAGACTACAACTGCCAAGCAAGACACGACGACAGCTCCAGCACAGGAAACCACTACGACTCCGGCAGAACAGCAAGCAACAACTACAACAGAGGCCAGCCAAGAAACGACCACAGCTCCCAGCGATTCAACTACCGCTGCTGCATCGACTCAGGAAACGACGACCACCACCGGACAGGAAATGACTACATCCGGCGAAGTGGCATCTGAAATGACAACTGCACAGGGTCAGGAAACGACCACCTCTGCTAGTGAAATGACTACCGAAAACTCGCAGCAACAGACTACTACTATGAGTAGCTCCTCTTCTTCGGGCGAATGTACTGAGGAAGGTTTTATGGGTAATCCGGACGATTGCCGCAAGTTCTACCGCTGTGTAGACAATGGCAAGGGTGGATACAATAAGTATGATTTCACTTGCGGCGAAGGTACCGCATGGGATCAGGCACTGCAAACATGTAATCATGAGAATGTTGTTGAAATGTGCGGCGGACAGACAGGTAACACTAGCAATAACACTAATCAAAcacaatcatcatcaacaacaaccacaaccacATCTACTACTGCTTCTACTACTATttccactactactactactaccacacAAGCTCCTtccaccaccactactactaccacacAAGCTCCTTCTACAACCGCTTCTACCACTAGCACCACCCAAACACCCACTACCACCACTACACAAAGCACAAcctccaccacctccaccaccaccacttccTCCGCACCTTCATCAACAACTtcatcatcaacttcatcatcttcatcaaccACCCAAAGCATGCAATCCTCGTCCGAATCCACCACTGAACGCATGAAAGCTTCTTCATCCTCCACAACGCCTGTCAACTGTACGGAGGCTGGATACTTTCCGAATCCGGACGACTGTACCAAGTTCTATCGCTGCGTTGACTGGGACGGTATGGGTGAAAACTTTTCCGTCTTTCACTTCGACTGCCCCGAGGGTACCATTTGGGATCCCGCTGTAAATACCTGCAATCACGAGGACAGTGTCCAGCCACCCCGCAATTGTTCCAAATCTGCACCAGCGGAAACAACTGAATCGAACGCTGAATCAACCACCTCTGTTACAGAAGAACCAGGCTCTACGACCGAAGCCGCCCAAATGACGACAGCCCAGCAAACGGAAGCAACGACTGCGGCCAGTAGCCAACAGGAGACGACTACCGATTCTATGAGTTCCGAAACGACGGCTGCCGGGAAGGAAGAAACCACAACTCAGGCACAAATGATGACTACCACAGAGGGAACGGGCCAGGAAACGACAACAGCGGCCGCGCAAGAAACTACCGAAGCAACCACGATGACTGAAGCATCCCAGGAAACTACCACCGCGGCAACGAACGAGACAACAACGATGGCTGCCCAGGAATCTACTACGATGGCTGCACAGGAATCCACCACGATGCCTGCTCAAGAGACAACAACAATGGCTGCCCAAGAATCAACTACGACGGCCGCTCAGGAGACAACGACAATGGGTGCCCAAGAATCTACTACGATGGCCGCTCAGGAAACAACGACAATGGCAGCACAAGAAACGACAACGATGGCCGCTCAGGAGACAACTACAATGGGTGCACAAGAAACGACGACAATGGCTGGTCAAGAATCTACCACAGCCAGTGGCCAACAGGAAACAACTACAGCCTCTGGTGGTGAGCAAGAGACGACAACCATGGCACAATCTGAGATGACCACCGAAGCTGCCGGGCAGGAGCAAACAACCGAGGGTATGGAATCGACTACGGAACCAGCTTCCCAGGAATGTCCAGCAGGGTGCATGAGCTCGTGCCCACCAGTCGATGAGGATCAGGAACGTTTCGTGTGTCCGACCGGATTCAAACGTCACCCGAAGAATTGCAACCTGTTCTACCAGTGTACGGAGAAACCGAACAGCTACGACTACAGCATCGTCGTGTTCAGCTGTCCAAATGATACCGTTTATCAGGAGGATCGAACACAGTGTACAGAACCTGCTGAGGGAGATGATCGTTGCAAGGCAGCTAATCTGCGATCACAGCTGCGTAACACGCGCCAGCTGCCAGTA ATGCAGCTTGGCTCAATGGAACCGCTCTGTCCAACCGATGGCCATTTCGCGATCGACGATCAAAAGTGCAGCTCGACGTTCCTGCGCTGTACCCAAGGACGGTCTGGCCTTCAGCCGAACATGTACCGCTGTCCGAAGGGTTACGTTTACTGGCGAGTTAGCCGTCGCTGTGAACGTGTCCAGAAGATCCCCGAGTGTCAAACGACACCGATGCAGGAACGCTCGGAACTTCCGGTCGAATGGATCAACATCGGCAATCGACGCCGAAGCTTGTTCTAG